Within Thermodesulfovibrionales bacterium, the genomic segment GCCCTCAAGCCTTCCTCCAATGACTCCCGGGAAGGTAGACATCACAAAGGAAGATCGCTTGAATTTCCTCCACTTGTTCGTGGAGCTCACGGCAAACCTGACCGAAAAAAAAACTCCCATGCCAAGAACATAGAGAATGACAAGACCGTCCATCCGGTTTTCTTGGAAACGTTTGAGAATCCCCTCCGTATTCAAGAAAAAGCCCAGTGCTATTCCAGTGATGATAATTGCTGCGGTAAGATAACTGAAGATAATCTCGGCCTTGTCGGAATATTCGATCCTGTTGCTCCGCCACCGCTTGCTCCACCTCCAAGGGGAATCGGGATAGCGCTGCCTGAGTTTCTTCGTCTGGATCTGTTCCATCTGTCTTTTGATAGACAACTCATAGAGCAGGTTACCGCCGGCGCCGACCAAGACGATGGAAAGAAAGAGAGCCAGGGTGACCAGCGTCCTAGATTCAGTCCTGCCGATGAGGAAGTCACTTAAGACTGTCCAGATGACGACGCCGGCAAGGACTATTCCGCCGCCAAGGATAAACCACTTAAACAGTCTGGCATGGAAGGCTCGCGTTTGCTCCTTGCGAATCCATAGAGGGGAGAGGGCCCCTCCAAACAGAAGGAACAAAAGAAAACTCAAGATGAAGACCCAAAATACGTGGAGCACGGCAAACGTCCCTTTCAGTCACTCAGAGAGTCAGGTCTCTTTCGAGTCCTTTTCGCTCTTCACCCGACAATCCTGCTTTTCGATAGATATCTTCGCGCCTTTCGCGGTGCAGTATGCCAGAATAAAAGGAGACAATATTCTTCATTATAACAAACGCCGCGTCATTCTGGTATTCCAGCTTCAGGCGTGTCTTCCTGAACGTATGTGTTCGGTGATCCCCCAGAGCGCAGCGCGCCTTTCTGTTCCTGCCTTTCTTGAGCCGGATTCGATCTGCCCAATCTACGACCCGATGTTCTTTCTCGCACTTTTTTCTATCTGCGAGATGATACCGTGGAGCATGCGCGCCTCCCGTTCCGTGATCGCAATCCTTGCGATGAGGCGTTTCAGGTCTGTCATGATTCCTTCCTCATCATCTCTGATGCCTTTCGGCGCATAACCGATCATTGTCATGACCCTCCGCAGTCTCCGAAAGAGGTTCGAGAGTTCTTTATTACTGATAATGGAGGGCGGCGAGACGTGGGCGTAACCTGAGCAAAAAAGTTCGTAGGCTACGATGAGCACAGCCTGCGCAAGATTGAATGATGGGTTTTCAGGTGCGGTAGGGATTCTGATCATGAACGAACAGGCAGCGGTTTCCTCGTTCGTCAGCCCTCTGTCTTCTCTTCCGAAGAGCAGGGCGATGCGGTTAGTTTCCGAAAGGTGCCTGATCCTGTCAGCCGCATCCCTGACAGGATAGACGATGCCTCGCTTCTTGCCAACCCTCCTTGTCGTGCCGATGATCACGGTCTTGTCTTTCATTGCATGCTCCAGTTCGGCATAAACCTTGGACTTAGAGAGAATATCTTCAGCACCGTGGGCGAACCACCCGGCTTTGTCAGAGGGGAATTCCGCAGGGCGAACAAGTTCGAGTCTTGAGAATCCGAGGTTCTTCAGCGCCCGCGCTGAGGCACCGATATTCCCGGACTGGATCGTTTCGATGAGGA encodes:
- a CDS encoding RNA methyltransferase; this encodes MNRWKDNVSFILIETIQSGNIGASARALKNLGFSRLELVRPAEFPSDKAGWFAHGAEDILSKSKVYAELEHAMKDKTVIIGTTRRVGKKRGIVYPVRDAADRIRHLSETNRIALLFGREDRGLTNEETAACSFMIRIPTAPENPSFNLAQAVLIVAYELFCSGYAHVSPPSIISNKELSNLFRRLRRVMTMIGYAPKGIRDDEEGIMTDLKRLIARIAITEREARMLHGIISQIEKSARKNIGS